In Streptomyces sp. NBC_00091, the following proteins share a genomic window:
- a CDS encoding ABC transporter substrate-binding protein — MRNQWLAAPLGAATAAALLSGCGSQDGSAAGNGKGVVMGISDKVKSTDPASGYDPGSWLLFNNVFQSLLTFPKGGTTPEPDAAQACNFEGGDSKVYKCTLRSGLKFSNGNSLTSKDVKFSFERTLKINDENGPAVMLASIASIDAPDEKTVVFKLKSPDATFPSKIASGAGAIVDHREYPADKLRGDNKAIGSGLYKLDAFSEKSANFSVNDSYSGKAKAKNTGVTLKFFNGDQAGLKTVLESGDVDFAFRGLAAKDIAGLASTKTGDNKVDVVQGTGAEVQHMVFNVSDPVVGKLPVRKAMAYLIDREALVKDVYAGTAAPLYSIVPAGIAGHTTPYFDRYGGSPQLEKAKAVLKAANITGKIKLTLWSTPARYGPSTDQQFQVIAKQLNESGLFEADVKSVEFEQYEKDIQAGKYGVYVKGWVPDYPDADNFTQPFFGPDNVLHNNYDNKEISGNIIPSTSTKSDRTAANTDYTRLQDIVADELPILPLWQGKQYAVARQNVTGLQWSLDASTVFRFWEISKG; from the coding sequence ATGCGTAACCAGTGGTTGGCAGCCCCGCTCGGCGCGGCCACTGCCGCCGCGCTGCTCAGCGGTTGCGGTTCGCAGGACGGCTCGGCCGCCGGCAACGGCAAGGGCGTGGTCATGGGCATATCCGACAAGGTGAAGTCCACCGACCCCGCGTCGGGCTACGACCCGGGGTCCTGGCTGCTCTTCAACAACGTCTTCCAGTCCCTGCTGACGTTCCCGAAGGGCGGCACCACGCCCGAGCCCGACGCCGCCCAGGCCTGCAACTTCGAGGGCGGTGACAGCAAGGTGTACAAGTGCACCCTGCGCAGCGGCCTGAAGTTCAGCAACGGCAACAGCCTGACCTCGAAGGACGTCAAGTTCTCCTTCGAGCGCACGCTGAAGATCAACGACGAGAACGGCCCCGCCGTGATGCTCGCGTCGATCGCGAGCATCGACGCCCCCGACGAGAAGACCGTGGTCTTCAAGCTGAAGTCGCCCGACGCGACCTTCCCGAGCAAGATCGCATCGGGTGCGGGCGCCATCGTCGACCACCGCGAGTACCCGGCCGACAAGCTCCGCGGCGACAACAAGGCGATCGGCTCCGGCCTCTACAAGCTGGACGCCTTCAGCGAGAAGAGCGCCAACTTCTCGGTGAACGACTCATACAGCGGCAAGGCCAAGGCCAAGAACACCGGCGTCACGCTGAAGTTCTTCAACGGCGACCAGGCCGGCCTCAAGACCGTCCTGGAAAGCGGAGACGTCGACTTCGCCTTCCGCGGCCTCGCCGCCAAGGACATCGCCGGCCTCGCTTCGACCAAGACCGGCGACAACAAGGTCGACGTGGTCCAGGGCACCGGCGCCGAAGTCCAGCACATGGTCTTCAACGTCAGCGACCCGGTCGTCGGCAAGCTCCCGGTCCGCAAGGCCATGGCCTACCTCATCGACCGCGAAGCGCTCGTCAAGGACGTGTACGCGGGCACCGCCGCCCCGCTGTACTCCATCGTCCCGGCCGGTATCGCCGGACACACCACCCCCTACTTCGACCGCTACGGGGGCAGCCCCCAGCTGGAGAAGGCCAAGGCCGTCCTCAAGGCCGCCAACATCACCGGCAAGATCAAGCTGACCCTGTGGTCGACGCCGGCCCGTTACGGCCCCTCCACCGACCAGCAGTTCCAGGTCATCGCCAAGCAGCTCAACGAGAGCGGCCTGTTCGAGGCCGACGTCAAGTCCGTCGAGTTCGAGCAGTACGAGAAGGACATCCAGGCCGGCAAGTACGGCGTCTACGTCAAGGGCTGGGTCCCCGACTACCCGGACGCCGACAACTTCACCCAGCCGTTCTTCGGCCCGGACAACGTCCTGCACAACAACTACGACAACAAGGAGATCAGCGGGAACATCATCCCGTCGACCTCCACCAAGTCCGACCGCACCGCGGCCAACACGGACTACACCCGCCTCCAGGACATCGTCGCCGACGAGCTCCCGATCCTCCCGCTCTGGCAGGGCAAGCAGTACGCCGTCGCCCGCCAGAACGTGACCGGACTCCAGTGGTCCCTGGACGCCTCCACGGTCTTCCGCTTCTGGGAGATCAGCAAGGGCTGA